The Micromonospora sp. Llam0 genome includes a window with the following:
- a CDS encoding LLM class flavin-dependent oxidoreductase, with the protein MQFGVFTVGDVTVDPTNGREPTERERIKAMVAIALKAEEVGLDVFATGEHHNPPFVPSSPTTMLGYVAAKTERLLLSTATTLITTNDPVKIAEDYAMLQHLADGRVDLMMGRGNTGPVYPWFGQDIRNGIPLTIENYDLLRRLWREDVVNWQGKFRTPLQSFTSTPRPLDGVPPFVWHGSIRSPEVAEQAAYYGDGFFANHIFWPKEHTQRMVGLYRERFAHYGHGSADQAIVGLGGQVFMRRNSQDAVREFRPYFDNAPVYGHGPSLEDFSSQTPLTVGSPQQVIDRTLTFREYVGDYQRQLFLVDHAGLPLKTVLEQLDMLGEEVVPVLRREFAVGRPAHVPDAPTHASLVEAAADGSTATDGSTAESAADSAAPATV; encoded by the coding sequence ATGCAGTTCGGCGTCTTCACCGTCGGTGACGTCACCGTCGACCCGACCAACGGTCGGGAGCCGACCGAGCGTGAGCGGATCAAGGCCATGGTCGCCATCGCGCTCAAGGCCGAAGAGGTCGGCCTGGACGTCTTCGCCACCGGCGAGCACCACAACCCGCCGTTCGTGCCGTCGTCGCCGACCACCATGCTCGGCTACGTCGCGGCGAAGACCGAGCGGCTGCTGCTGTCCACCGCGACCACCCTGATCACCACCAACGACCCGGTGAAGATCGCCGAGGACTACGCGATGCTGCAGCACCTGGCCGACGGCCGGGTCGACCTGATGATGGGGCGCGGCAACACCGGGCCGGTCTACCCGTGGTTCGGCCAGGACATCCGCAACGGTATCCCGCTGACCATCGAGAACTACGACCTGCTGCGCCGGCTGTGGCGCGAGGACGTCGTCAACTGGCAGGGCAAGTTCCGTACCCCGCTGCAGAGCTTCACCTCGACGCCGCGCCCGCTCGACGGCGTACCGCCGTTCGTCTGGCACGGCTCGATCCGCAGCCCGGAGGTCGCCGAGCAGGCCGCCTACTACGGCGACGGTTTCTTCGCCAACCACATCTTCTGGCCCAAGGAGCACACCCAGCGGATGGTCGGCCTCTACCGGGAACGGTTCGCCCACTACGGCCACGGCTCCGCCGACCAGGCGATCGTCGGCCTCGGCGGGCAGGTGTTCATGCGGCGCAACTCGCAGGACGCGGTGCGCGAGTTCCGGCCGTACTTCGACAACGCCCCAGTCTACGGGCACGGTCCGTCGTTGGAGGACTTCAGCTCGCAGACGCCGCTCACCGTCGGCAGCCCGCAGCAGGTCATCGACCGTACGCTGACCTTCCGCGAGTACGTCGGCGACTACCAGCGGCAGCTGTTCTTGGTCGACCACGCCGGACTGCCGCTGAAGACGGTGCTGGAGCAGTTGGACATGCTCGGCGAGGAGGTCGTGCCGGTGCTGCGGCGCGAGTTCGCGGTGGGCCGGCCGGCGCACGTGCCAGACGCCCCCACCCACGCGTCCCTGGTCGAGGCGGCGGCTGACGGCAGCACGGCGACCGACGGCAGTACGGCCGAGAGCGCCGCCGACTCGGCCGCGCCGGCCACGGTGTGA